The genomic interval TTAAAATGTGATTATTGCAGTTTAGAAGATAAGTATTTAGAAATTTCACTAAATGGTAAAAAAGGTATAGTAACTCCAAATTTAGATGTTATAGAAGCTATTTACGATCAGATCGATACTATAAAAGATTTTGGATTTAATGCTAAACTCGGTAAAAAAAGATATTTGATAAATAATAATTTGGAAATTATATCGGAACACGATTTTGATAGCATAAGATTAATATGGTGGGATAATGTATTGCTAGCAGGCGATAGCAGCCATCATCCATTTAGAGAAAAATGCTATTTACTCGACTTTAACGGTAAAATTCTACCGCAATCATATTATTTTGAGATACCAAAAGACTATCTAAAAGGATAAAAATGCAGTCTCATGACAAGATAGCATTTAGACTCGCTCAAATTTTGATAAAACTAAACGACAGAGCAAGACTCGGCATAGATGAGCTGGCAGAAGAGTTTAACGTAAATAAAAGAACTATTTTGAGAGATTTTGAGAGACTTAGCGTCTTGCCAATAGGAAAAGAAAACGGCAAGTATTTCCTAGAGGACTATGCTCTTGGCAAACTAGGCTTTAAAGATATAAAAGCTTTTGCTGCACTAATCGGCGCAAGATCGCTATTTCCCGAGCTAGACGATAGATTTATCAGCGACGTTTTGAATGAGAAGCTAAACAAGGCCTATCTAATCAAAAACCAAGGATTCGAAAGTATCCAAATTTCAAGAGACGACTTTGAAGCCGTGAGTGCGGCCGTAATAAAAAACCGTATCGTAGAGTGTGAATATAGCGGTAAAGAGCGCAAACTAAACCCGTATAAACTAATAAACAATAGCGGTATATGGTATCTGCTAGCAGACGACGAGGGCAAACTAAAAAACTTCACTCTCTCTAAAATAAAACGCATAAAGATAAAGGGTGATACCTTCTCTGCAAACGCCGAGTTTTTAAAACGTATCGAAAAAAACGACACCAACTGGTTTTCGGATG from Campylobacter concisus carries:
- a CDS encoding helix-turn-helix transcriptional regulator is translated as MQSHDKIAFRLAQILIKLNDRARLGIDELAEEFNVNKRTILRDFERLSVLPIGKENGKYFLEDYALGKLGFKDIKAFAALIGARSLFPELDDRFISDVLNEKLNKAYLIKNQGFESIQISRDDFEAVSAAVIKNRIVECEYSGKERKLNPYKLINNSGIWYLLADDEGKLKNFTLSKIKRIKIKGDTFSANAEFLKRIEKNDTNWFSDDKFKVTLEIKNEAMEYFKRKEFLPNYEVVQEDEDKIIISTEVAYDDEILRVVKYWLPFIKILKPKNLRDKFEELLRDYLK